From Blattabacterium cuenoti, the proteins below share one genomic window:
- the pdhA gene encoding pyruvate dehydrogenase (acetyl-transferring) E1 component subunit alpha, whose amino-acid sequence MKEITTKTYIKWFKNMFFWRKFEDKCRSLYLKRKIRGFLHLYNGQESIPAGLTHAMDMSKDKIITAYRCHILPISMGVDPKKVMAELLGKVTGTSYGMGGSMHIFSKKHRFYGGHGIVGGQIPLGAGIAFADKYFDRDAVTLTLMGDGAIRQGSLHETFNMAMLWKLPVVFICENNQYAMGTSVKRSTNIEDLYKIGHSYGMPSFPVNGMDPKEVAIASYKAIERARKGNGSTFLEVRTYRYRGHSMSDAESYRSKEEVLFYKKKDPILKLKKLILKNKWETVDILNSIENKIKEEVDLCVDFAERSDTPSLSKMYDFVYYHES is encoded by the coding sequence ATGAAGGAAATTACCACAAAAACCTATATAAAGTGGTTTAAAAATATGTTTTTTTGGAGAAAATTTGAGGACAAATGTCGTTCCTTATACTTAAAAAGAAAAATTAGAGGATTTCTTCATTTATATAATGGTCAAGAATCCATTCCTGCTGGTTTAACACATGCTATGGATATGTCGAAAGATAAAATAATTACAGCTTATAGATGTCATATATTACCCATTTCTATGGGAGTTGATCCAAAAAAAGTTATGGCCGAACTTTTAGGAAAAGTAACAGGAACTTCTTATGGTATGGGTGGATCTATGCATATTTTTAGTAAAAAACATCGTTTTTATGGAGGACATGGAATAGTAGGAGGACAAATACCATTAGGTGCAGGTATAGCTTTTGCTGATAAATATTTTGATAGAGATGCTGTCACACTTACACTGATGGGTGATGGAGCTATTAGACAAGGTTCTTTACATGAGACGTTTAACATGGCTATGTTGTGGAAACTTCCTGTTGTTTTTATATGTGAAAATAATCAATATGCAATGGGAACATCCGTAAAAAGAAGTACCAATATAGAAGATTTATATAAAATTGGACATTCATATGGGATGCCTTCTTTTCCTGTCAATGGAATGGACCCTAAAGAGGTAGCAATAGCTTCTTATAAAGCTATTGAAAGAGCAAGAAAAGGAAATGGATCAACTTTTCTTGAAGTAAGAACTTATAGATATAGAGGACATTCTATGTCTGATGCTGAATCCTATCGTAGTAAAGAAGAAGTCCTTTTTTATAAAAAAAAAGATCCTATTTTAAAATTAAAAAAACTCATTTTAAAAAATAAATGGGAAACTGTAGATATATTAAATTCTATTGAAAATAAAATAAAAGAAGAAGTAGATCTTTGTGTAGATTTTGCAGAGAGATCGGATACTCCTTCTTTAAGTAAAATGTATGATTTTGTTTATTATCATGAATCTTGA
- a CDS encoding TerC family protein encodes MKDIIFNSILDIAKHPILSISIIVNLFFIESILSIDNAIILSSFAIGLKKEERKKAFKYGIIGAYLFRGITLAFASILIKIWWLKPLGGLYLIYLGLRFFLEKKIFFSKKKERKNTNSFWFVIFSMELMDLVFSIDNIFSSVALSENIILIFLGVSISILTMRFFVQKFIKLIENIPSLKKSTCIVILLLGIKLLISSFEKKKPIYFIFRYVECFFPYITVVIFFFPIIMSYIYHNKKELN; translated from the coding sequence ATGAAGGATATTATTTTCAATTCTATTCTAGATATAGCAAAACATCCCATTCTTTCTATTTCTATTATTGTAAATTTATTTTTCATAGAAAGTATTTTATCTATAGATAATGCGATTATACTATCTTCTTTTGCTATAGGATTAAAAAAGGAAGAAAGAAAAAAAGCTTTTAAATATGGTATTATTGGAGCCTATTTATTTAGAGGAATAACACTTGCATTTGCTTCTATTTTAATAAAAATTTGGTGGTTGAAACCATTAGGAGGTTTATATTTAATTTATCTTGGATTAAGATTTTTTTTAGAAAAAAAAATTTTTTTTTCTAAAAAGAAAGAAAGAAAAAATACTAATTCTTTTTGGTTTGTTATTTTTTCCATGGAATTGATGGATTTAGTTTTTTCAATTGATAATATTTTTTCTTCCGTTGCTTTATCAGAAAATATTATCCTCATTTTTTTAGGAGTTTCTATAAGTATTTTAACTATGAGATTTTTTGTTCAAAAATTTATTAAGCTTATAGAAAATATTCCTAGTTTAAAAAAGTCAACTTGTATTGTTATTTTATTGTTAGGAATAAAACTTTTGATTTCTTCTTTTGAGAAAAAAAAACCTATATATTTTATATTTAGATATGTAGAATGTTTTTTCCCTTATATTACTGTAGTTATATTCTTTTTTCCAATTATTATGTCCTATATTTATCATAATAAAAAAGAGTTAAATTAA
- a CDS encoding dihydrolipoamide acetyltransferase family protein has protein sequence MAEIISMPQLSDTMEEGIVVKWNKKIGEIVSEGDILAEIETDKAIQDFEVDVSGYLLFIGAKEGEKTRVNDILAIIGDKNEDISHLIIKKNDQVINQEENKEKNRIFISPLAKKMAKKIGLSIDKIRGSGDKGRIVKKDIDIHKNEKNVEISSMRKKIAEHLTYSKFTAPHYYLFIEINVGKMIQLRQEINEKLSKEDKISFNDIIIKAVALSLKKNPHINSSWKEEKIVYHSHINIGVAVSVKEGLIVPVIYQTDQKSLLQISKEIKDKALRSKLKKIKEKEIENSTFTVSNLGMYGIEFFTSIINIPNSSILSIGSILEKPIVIDSKIKIGKVMKLTLSCDHRIIDGSTGSNFLHSLKEILEDPVFILI, from the coding sequence ATGGCGGAAATAATATCTATGCCCCAATTAAGCGACACAATGGAAGAAGGAATTGTAGTTAAATGGAATAAAAAAATAGGAGAAATAGTTTCAGAAGGGGATATTTTAGCAGAAATAGAAACGGATAAAGCTATACAAGATTTTGAAGTTGACGTTAGTGGATATCTACTTTTTATTGGAGCAAAAGAAGGAGAAAAAACACGTGTTAATGATATACTAGCTATAATTGGTGATAAAAATGAAGATATCAGTCATCTTATTATAAAAAAAAATGATCAAGTTATCAATCAAGAAGAAAATAAAGAAAAAAATAGGATTTTTATCTCTCCATTAGCAAAAAAAATGGCAAAAAAAATAGGATTATCTATTGATAAAATTAGAGGAAGTGGGGATAAAGGTAGAATAGTAAAAAAAGACATTGATATACATAAAAATGAAAAAAATGTAGAAATTTCTTCTATGAGAAAGAAAATTGCTGAACATTTGACTTATTCTAAATTTACGGCCCCTCATTATTATTTATTTATCGAAATAAATGTAGGAAAAATGATTCAATTAAGACAGGAAATAAACGAAAAATTATCCAAAGAAGACAAAATATCATTCAATGATATTATTATTAAAGCTGTCGCTCTTTCTTTAAAAAAAAATCCTCATATAAATTCTTCATGGAAAGAAGAAAAAATTGTATATCACTCTCACATCAATATTGGTGTTGCAGTATCTGTTAAAGAAGGATTAATTGTTCCAGTTATTTATCAAACAGACCAAAAATCATTACTACAAATATCTAAAGAAATAAAAGATAAAGCTTTACGTTCTAAGTTAAAAAAAATTAAAGAAAAAGAAATAGAAAATAGTACATTTACTGTTTCCAATTTAGGAATGTATGGAATAGAATTTTTTACTTCTATAATTAATATACCTAATTCATCTATTCTTTCAATAGGTTCCATATTAGAAAAACCTATTGTGATAGATTCAAAAATTAAAATAGGAAAAGTTATGAAACTTACTTTATCTTGTGATCATAGAATTATAGATGGATCTACTGGTAGTAATTTTCTTCATTCTTTAAAAGAAATATTAGAAGATCCAGTTTTTATATTAATTTAA